The nucleotide window GGCGCCCTCGCCGTCGGCTCCCGGGTCAACCTCGAACGGCCCATGGCCGTCGGCGAGCGCCTCGGCGGGCACATCGTGCAGGGCCACGTGGACGGCACGGGCGAGGTCCTCGAGCGCAAGCCGTCCGAGAACTGGGAGATCGTGAAGATCTCCCTGCCCGCGGACCTCTCGCGCTACGTCGTCGAGAAGGGCTCCATCACCGTCGACGGCATCAGCCTCACCGTCGTCGACGCCGGCCCCGACTTCTTCACCGTCAGCCTGATCCCGACGACCCTCGACCTGACCACGCTGGGCCGCAAGCAGCCCGGCGACCCGGTCAACCTCGAGGTCGACGTGATCGCCAAGTACGTCGAACGGCTGCTCGGCCCGCGGGGAGAGCAGGCGGCCGCGCTGCCCGGTACCGGCCCCGGCACCGGTACCGGTACTGACCTCGGCACCGGCCCCGGCATCCAAGGAGCGACACGGTGAACTGGCTCAACTCCGAGGCCTTCACGCTCTTCGACCAGCACATCAAGTGGGCCGACATGATCGGCAACGTGATCGGGCTGATCGGCCTCGCCCTCGGCTGGCGGCGCTCGATATGGACCTGGCCCGTCCAGTTCCTCTCCGGCGCCATCCTCCTCGCCGCCTTCGCCACCGCCCACCTCTCGGGCAGCGCGGGCAAGCAGCTGGTGGTCATGGCCGTCGCGCTGTGGGGCTACCGGCAGTGGAACCGCGGCAGGGGCGGCGCGCAGGACGGCTCCATCGCCGTCCGGTTCGCCACCTGGCGCGAGCGCGGCCTGCTGCTCGGCGCCGCGGCCGTGGGCACCGTCGCGGTCGCGAGCCTGTTCACCGCGTACCCGTCGCTCTCCTGGGACCCCTGGCCCGACGCGTACATCTTCGTCGGCACGGTCGTCGCGATGTACGCCCAGGCCCGCGGCATGGTCGAGTTCTGGTTCGCCTGGCTGCTCGTCGACCTGGTGGGCGTGCCGCTGAACTTCGCCAACGGCTTCGCGTTCTCCGGATTCGTCTACATCATCTACGGCGCGCTCGTCCTGTGGGGCATGCGCGACTGGTGGCTGCGCTCCCGCAAGGCCGGGCAGCCCTCCCTGGAAGGAGCTCCGGCATGACGAGCGCACCCGTCTGGTACAGCACCGGACATGATCAGGACACCTCCGACTTCGCCCTCGACCCGGTGGAGAAGGCCGTCGCGGACATCGCCGCCGGCCGCCCCGTCGTGGTCGTCGACGACGAGGACCGGGAGAACGAGGGCGACCTCGTCATGGCCGCCGAGAAGGCGACCCCCGAGATCATCGCCTTCATGATGAGCGAGTGCCGCGGTCTGATCTGCGCGCCCATGGAGGGCGACGAGCTCGACCGCCTCCAGCTGCCGCAGATGGTCGAGAACAACACCGAGTCGATGCGCACCGCCTTCACGGTCTCCGTCGACGCCGGCCCCGCCTTCGGGGTCACCACGGGCATCTCCGCCACCGACCGCGCCACCACGCTCCGGCTGCTCGCCGGCGGGCGGGCCGGGGCCGCCGACCTCGTACGGCCCGGCCACATCTTCCCGCTGCGCGCCAAGCCCGGCGGCGTGCTCGTCCGCAACGGCCACACCGAGGCCGCCGTCGACCTCGCCCGGCTCGCGGGCCTGCGGCCGGCCGGCGCCATCGTCGAGATCGCGGGCGAGGACGGGCGGATGCTGCGCCTGCCCGAGCTGATCCCGTTCGCCCGCAAGCACGGACTGACGATCATCTCCATCGAGGACCTGATCGCCTACCGCCGCACCGCCGAGCCCACGGTCCGCCGCGAGGCGAAGACCGAACTGCCCACCGCCTTCGGTGACTTCACGGCCTACGGCTACCGCTCCACCGTCGACGGCGTCGAGCACGTCGCCCTCGTCCACGGGGAGATCGGCGACGGCGACGACGTCCTGGTGCGCGTCCACTCCGAGTGCCTCACCGGCGACGTCTTCCACTCGCTGCGCTGCGACTGCGGCCCCCAGCTCGAGACCTCCCTGCAGCGCATCCAGGCCGAGGGCCGCGGTGTCGTCGTCTACCTCCGCGGCCACGAGGGGCGCGGCATCGGGCTGCTGTCCAAGCTGCGCGCGTACGAACTCCAGGAGCGCGGCCGCGACACCCTCGACGCCAACCTGGAGCTGGGCCTGCCCGCCGACGCCCGCGACTACGCGGCCGGTGCGCAGATCCTTCAGGACCTCGGTGTCCGCAGCCTGCGGCTGATGACCAACAACCCCGACAAGACCGACGCGCTCGTCCGCCACGGCCTCCAGGTCACCGACCGCGAGCCGATGCCCGTGACCGCGGGCGAGCACAACCTCCGGTACCTGCGCACCAAGCGGGACCGGATGGGGCACGACCTGCCCTGGCTGGACACGCCCACCGTGTCGGCCTGCGGCAACCAGTGACACGGCAACCGGTGACGGAACAGCACGAGGAGACACAGACGTGAGCGGCAAAGGCGCACCCGAACTGTCCGTACGCAACTGCGGTGACCTGCGGGTCGCCGTCGTCGCGGCACAGTGGCACGAGAAGGTCATGGACGGACTCGTCGACGGCGCGCTGCGCGCCCTCGGTGAACTGGGCATCGACGAACCCACCCTCCTGCGGGTCCCCGGCAGCTTCGAGCTGCCGGTCGTCGCCAAGGTCCTCGCGGGCCGCGGCTACGACGCGGTCGTCGCGCTCGGCGTCGTCATCCGCGGCGGCACCCCGCACTTCGAGTACGTGTGCCAGGGCGTCACCCAGGGCCTCACCCAGGTCTCCGTCGACACCGGTGTCCCCATCGGTTTCGGGGTGCTGACCGTCGACACCGAGGAGCAGGCCCTGGACCGCGCGGGCCTGGAGGGCTCGAACGAGGACAAGGGGCACGAGGCGGTGACGGCGGCCGTGGCGACCGCGGCCACGCTGCGCTCGGTATCCGAACCCTGGCGCTGACGTAGGCCCGCGACCGCGTAGGGTGAGGACCACCATGTCCAAGAAGACTTTCGAGGAGCTCTTCACCGAGCTCCAGCACAAGGCAGCCACCGGCGACCCCGCCACCTCCCGCACCGCGGAACTGGTCGGCAAGGGGGTCCATGCCATCGGCAAGAAGGTCGTCGAAGAGGCCGCCGAGGTCTGGATGGCCGCGGAGCACGAGGGCAAGGAGGCAGCCGCCGAGGAGATCTCGCAGCTGCTCTACCACGTCCAGGTGATGATGGTCGCCCGCGGCATCACCCTGGACGACGTGTACGCCCACCTCTGAGCCGTCGCCCCTCTTGCCGCACCCGCACATACGCATCCGCACGCACGCACGCACGCACGCACCCGCACGAACGAAGGAAGCCGACCTCATGCTGCGCATCGCCGTCCCCAACAAGGGTTCCCTGTCAGGTCCCGCGGGGGAGATGCTGCATGAGGCCGGCTACCAGCAGCGCCGGGAGGCCAAGGAGCTGCGGATCGTCGACCCGGAGAACGAGGTCGAGTTCTTCTACCTCCGCCCCCGCGACATCGCGATCTACGTCTCCTCCGGCCGCCTCGACATCGGCATCACCGGCCGTGACCTGCTCATCGACTCCGCGGCCGAGGCCGAGGAGATCCTGCCCCTCGGCTTCGCCCGCTCCACCTTCCGCTTCGCCACCAAGCCCGGCACCGCCGGCTCCGTCGAGGACCTCGCGGGCAAGACCGTCGCCACCTCGTACGAGGGCATCGTCGCCAAGTACCTGGCCGACCAGGGCGTCGACGCCTCCGTCGTACACCTCGACGGCGCCGTCGAGACGGCCATCGAGCTCGGCGTCGCCGAGGTCATCGCGGACGTCGTCGAGACCGGCACCTCGCTGCGCAACGCGGGCCTCGAGGTGTTCGGCGAGCCGATCATGAAGTCCGAGGCCGTCGTCATCCGCCGTACCGGCGCGCCCGCCACCGAGGACGCCGAGCCCAAGGTCCAGCAGTTCCTGCGCCGTCTGCAGGGCGTCCTCGTGGCGCGGACCTACGTGATGATGGACTACGACTGCCGCGTCGAGCAGCTGGAGAAGGCCGTCGCGCTCACCCCGGGCCTGGAGTCGCCGACGGTCTCGCCGCTGCACAACGAGGGCTGGGTCGCCGTGCGCGCCATGGTCCCGTCCAAGGAGGCCCAGCGGATCATGGACGACCTGTACGACATCGGCGCCCGGGCCATCCTGACCACGGCCATCCACGCCTGCCGCCTCTGAGCACCGCGAGGAACCGCTTCCCATGTCCGACGCACCAGAACCGCCCGCCCTCCCCGTGACCTTCCGGCCCGGGCGTACCCGAGCCGTGCTGCTGACCGCCGGCGCCGCGATCTTCGTGGTCATCACCACAGTGGCGCTGCTGCTCGAGAAGCTCAGCCCCGGGGAGCGGCTCAGCTTCGTCTTCACCGCGGCGCTGCTCTTCGGCGTGCTCGTGCTGCTGGCCCGCCCGAAGGCCGTCGCCGACGACTCCGGGGTCACCGTCGTCAACATCGTCAGTGCGCGGCGACTGGCCTGGGCGGAGATCCTGCAGGTCAACCTGCGTCCGGGGGACCCCTGGGTCTTTCTGGACCTCAGCGACGGCACCAGTCTGCCCGTGCTCGGCATCCAGCCGGGCATCGCCAAGCAGCACGCCATCCGCGACGCCCGTGCGCTGCGGGCCCTCGTCGAGGCCCACTCGCTCGGCGGCCGCGACGGGCGGCACGACGAACATCACGGCTGACTCCCGGCCTTCCACCCTGCCGCACGGGCCCGAGTCTTGATTAATCTGTCGGTGGAGGCGTTTTCGTTGCGCCTTTGCCCTGACTTCCCACCCGGGACCCAGAGGCCCCCTGCTATTCGAGGAGTGACTCCCTCCAGCGATGGACGGATCGTCCTGTAGTACCTGCGCCGCCCCCTCCCGACCCATCGAGGCGGCGGCATGACCATCCCCCTGCTGCTCCTCGGGGCGGCGTTCCTGTTGATCCTCGCCAACGGCTTCTTCGTGGCGGCCGAGTTCGGCCTCGTCACGGTGGAACGCCCCGACGCCGAGAAGGCCGCGGCCGAGGGCGACCGACGGGCCCGTACCGTCGTGAACTCCCTCAAGGAGCTGTCCTTCCAGCTCTCCGGCACCCAGCTCGGCATCACCATCACCTCGCTGGTCGTCGGCATGCTCGCCGAGCCGGCACTCGCCGAACTGCTGCACGGCCCCTTCACCGCCCTCGGCATCCCCGGGGGCGCCGTGTCCGGTGTCGCCGTGGTCGTCGGCATGCTGCTGGCCTCGGCCGTGCAGATGGTGATCGGCGAACTCGTGCCCAAGAACTGGGCGGTGTCCAGGCCCCTGCAGGTCGCGCGGTTCGTCGCCGGTCCGCAGCACGTCTTCTCGACCGTGTTCCGGCCGGTGATCGCCGCCCTGAACTCCGTCGCCAACCGGCTCGTCCGGCTTCTCGGCGTCGAACCCGCCGTGGAGCTGGCCTCCGCCCGTACGCCGGGCGAGCTGGTCTCCCTGGCCCGGCACTCGGCCCAGGCCGGCACCCTGGAACAGGACACCGCCGACCTGTTCGTCCGCACGCTCTCGCTGGCCGACCTCACCGCGCAGCACGTCATGACCCCCCGGGTGAAGGTCAGCGCCCTCCAGTCCTCCGCGACCGCCGAGGACGTCGTCAACCTCACCCGCGCCACCGGCCTCTCGCGCTTCCCCGTCTACCGGGAGCGGATCGACGAGATCGTCGGCATGGTGCACCTGAAGGACGCCCTCGCGGTGGCCTCGCACGACCGGCTGCGCACGCCGGTCACCAGGATCGCCCAGACCCCGCTGCTCGTCCCGGAGACACTGCCGGTGCAGCCCCTCCTGGAACGGCTGCGCAACGAGCAGCCCATCGCCGTCGTGGTCGACGAGTACGGCGGCACGGCCGGTGTCGTCACCCTGGAGGACATCGTCGAGGAACTCGTCGGCGAGGTCCGCGACGAGCACGACGGTCAGGACGTGCCGGAACTGGCCGCGGCGCCGCCCGAGGACGGCCGCCCCGCCTGGGACGCCGACGGCAGCTGCCGCGTCGACCTCCTCCTGCGCATCGGCCTGGAGGTCCCCGAGGGTCCGTACGAGACCGTCGCGGGCCTCGTCGCCGACCTGCTCGGACGCATCCCCGCCCCCGGCGACCGGGCCGAGCTGCCCGGCTGGCGCCTCTCGGTGCGCCAGGTCGGGCACTACCGCGCGGAGCGGGTCCGGCTGGTCAGGACCGCCGGCGCGGGATCCGGCCCGGCGTCCGACCCCGTTCCCGCCACCGGATCCGTTTCCGCATCCGCGCCCGTGTCCGCCGCCGCGGTGGAGGCCGTCCGATGAGTGTGCTCCAGCTCCTGTTCGCCGGCCTGCTCGTGCTCGCCAACGGATTCTTCGTCGGCGCCGAGTTCGCCCTGGTCTCCGTCCGGCGCAGCCAGATCGAACCGCTCGGCACGGCACGGGCCCGGCAGGTCATGTACGGCCTGGAGAACCTGCCGCACATGATGGCCGCCGCGCAGTTCGGCATCACCATGTGCTCGCTGACGCTCGGCGCCGTCGCCGAGCCCACCGTGGCGCACCTCCTGGAGCCGGTCTTCCACGCCGTGCACCTGCCCGAGGGCATGATCCACCCGCTCGGGTACGTCATAGCCCTCGCCGCGGTCGTCTTCCTGCACCTGGTGGTCGGCGAGATGCTGCCGAAGAACCTGGCGATGGCCGCCCCCGAGAAGACCGCGCTGTGGCTCAGCCCCGGCCTGGTCGCCTTCGCCCGCCTGTGCAAGCCGGTCACGATCACCCTCGGCGCCTGTGCCCGGGTCGTCCTGAAGCTCTTCCGCGTCGAGCCCAAGGACGAGGTCGAGGCGGTCTTCACCAGCGAGCAGCTCAACCGGCTCGTGGAGGACGCCGGCCAGGCCGGTCTCCTGGAGCCGGGGGAGCAGGAACGCCTGGAGGACGCCCTGGAGCTGGGCTCCCGCCCGGTCACGGACGTCCTCCTGGACCGGGAGTCCCTGGTCAGCGTGGGCCCCTCGGTCACCCCGGGCCAGGTCGTCGCGCTCACCGCCCGCACCGGGTACTCGCGGTTCCCGGTGGTCGCGGAGAACGGCGCCTTCATGGGCTACCTGCACGTGAAGGACGTACTCGACCTGGAGGAGTCCGAGCGGGCGGTGCCGCAGCAGGTGTGGCGTCCCATGACGACCCTCAGCGCCGAGCTGCCCCTGGACGACGCCCTGACCGTGATGCGCCGCGCCGCGACCCATCTGGCCCAGGTCGCCGACGCGGCCGGCCGGGTCCTGGGGCTGGTGGCCCTGGAGGACGTCCTGGAACTCCTGGTGGGCGAGGTGAAGGACCCGGCCCACCGAAAGCCCCCGCCACCCCGGGCACCAGAACCCGCACAACAGGCCCTGGCCGGCTGACACGGCATCCCCGCGCCCCCGCTGCTCAGGGGCGCGGGGAACTGCGCGACAAGCCACGACGCACCCGCACCCGCGAGATGGCCGCCGGCCCCACCCCGGTGGGCGCACCTCACCCCCCGGAGGGCCCCCGCCCCGACAGGACCTCCCCGTACGCCTGCATCAGGTCGGCCAGCCGCAGCGTGGACAGGTCGTCCCGGGTGAGGTGCCCCGGATAGCCCGACAACCGCAGATCCCGGTACGCGCAGCTCTTCTCGTACAGCGTCCGCAGGAACCGTCCGTTGCCCAGTTCGTCGATCCACCCCTGGTCGACGACGTGCCCGCTGATGGACCGCAGCTCGTCGAGCGTCTCCTCGTCCCACACGTCGCCGTTCTCCGCGGCCAGCACCTCACCGATCGAGGTGAGTTCGAGCGGCCGGTACGAGGGGAAGTCGACCCGGGTCGTGAAACGCGAGGACAGCCCGGGGTTGGCGGCCAGCAGCCGGTCCATGCCCTCCGGATAGCCCGCGAGGATCACCACCAGGTGGTCCCGGTTGTCCTCGGCCCGCTTGAGCAGGACCTGCAGCGCCTCGTCCCCGTACGCGTCGCCCTTGCCGTACCCCGAGTTGGACAGCGCGTAGGCCTCGTCGACGAAGAGCACCCCGCCGATCGCGGAGTCGATCAGCTCGTTGGCCTTCACGGCGGTCTGGCCGAGGTACTCGCCCACCAGATCGGCCCGCTGCGCCTCGACGAGGTGGTCGCCGCCGAGCAGCCCGAGCGCGTAGAAGACCCGCCCCAGGATGCGGGCCACGGTGGTCTTCCCCGTCCCGGAGGGCCCGGAGAAGACGAAGTGCCGTTTCGGCGGCTGTACCGGCAGCCCCTGCCCGGCCCGCAGCCGCGCCATGTTCAGCTGCGCGGAGAGCGCCTTCACCTGCCGTTTCACCGGTTCGAGGCCGACCATGCGCTCCAGCTCGGAGAGTGCCTCCTCGAGCAGCGCGGGATCGGTGGGCCCGGTCGGCAGGTGCGGTGGCGCCACCGGGACGACGGCCTTCTCCCGGACCCGGTCGGACCCGGGTCCCCGCGCGCCGGGCGGCGGCAGGTCCGGCTCGGACAGCTTCAGGTCCCGGCCCTCGGCGCCGAACAGCGGGTCGATGCCGTCCGGCCCGTCCAGCATGTCCTGACCGGCCCCGGTGAGCGTGATCGCCGCGAGGTCGGCCGTCTCGTCGTACCCGTCGCCCTCGGAGATCGCGGCGAGCCGGGCCGAGGTATCCATGAACGCGGGGTCGATCCTGTGCACCGCCCGGTACAGGGGCAGGGCCGCCGCGGAGCGGCCCGTGCCCTCGTGCGCCCGCGCCAGCCAGTACCGCAGCTCCTTGCGCTGCGGCTGCTCGCTGCGGCAGCGCATGAGCGCGGACGACAGCAGCGGCTCGGCCTGTCCGTACATCTCCAGGCGGACGCGGGCCATGCCGCCGAACAGTCCCGCCTCGATGCCCAGCATCGGATCGTCGGTCAGCGGGTCCGTGTGCCGGACCAGCTGCTCCCAGTCCTTGACCAGATAGGCGCGGCAGGCGTGCAGGAACCGCACCTGGGGATCCGTGTCCACCGGGGGCAGGCCGGCCAGCGCCCGGTCCAGTTCCGGGACATGGCGTCCGTCGAGCCAGTGCGAGGCGTGCGCGAGCAGCAGGTCCCGGGGCGACTCCAGCACCGGCTGCACCCACCAGCCCAGCCAGTACCAGGAGTTGAGCGTGCGCCGGTGACGGCCGCGCTGCTCCCCGAAGCGGTCGCGGTGCCGGAACATCCGCAGCAGCGCGGTCGTCGTGTCGATGCGCAGTGCGTGCAGTCCGAGCCAGCCGTCCGCCATGCCGGGGTCCATCCGGACCGCGGTGCGGAACTCCTCCTCCGCCTGCGGATAGGCCCCCATCGTGTAGGCGTCCACACCCCGCAGCCAGGCGAGGTCGGCCGGGGCCTCGGGGCCCTGCGTGCCGAAGTCCATCACGTCCCCCACAAACCGTGCCCCCGTTGCTCACCGGGCGGGCCGGTGCCCGTCGGCAGTTTCGTCGAACCGCTGTGCCGCGGACGGGAGTTGCATGCGGTGCGAAGAGCAGCCGTCCGAAGGTCGCACCAAGAGGCATCGTACCTGCGGGGGAGCACCGCGCCGTAGGGTGCCGCACGACGGGTTCTTCGAGGTGGGAGCGCACGGGGCGCACTCGGGACGGTCACTCAGGGTGAGCGAAATGCGCCTCGGGGCGTCCGGTGGGTGCCCGGACGCAGAACGAAGCCCCCGATCACGGGGGAACAATCGGGGGCTTCGCGTTTTCGGGGCGGCCTCGAGGGGCCGCACATTGAGAACGTAAGACCTGTACGGCCCGCCGGTCAAGCCGAGTTGGAGGACTCAGGCAACTTCTTGGGCGGCCGTCTTCACACGTTCACCACATAGGGGCCGACCCGTCACGTTCCGTGACGGAGGGCTCCCGTACGGGCATCCCGGCAGGTCCCGGGAGTACCTCGTATCCGTCCGAACACTGCCGTACCAGAAGGCCGGCGAACGGCTCCGAAGGGTCCTGCGTGAAGTGCCGGCGCTCCGCGGGGACCCATTTCTCCCAGAAGTCCCGCTGCGGCGCACCGTCCCGGCGCCGCCCACGCGCCCAGGCGTCCTCGTGCGGCACCTCCATCCACAGCAGCCGCGCCAGATGCGGACGCAACGCGCTGCGGCCCGCACCGACCCCCTCGACGAGGATCACGGGCGCGGGCGCGAGGGTCCGGGACGGCCCGAAGGCGCGCAGTCGCCAGTCGTACGGGCGGTAGTGCGCACTCTCGCCCCGCCGCAACGGCTCGACGACCTCCCGCAGCAGCCGGTCCAGCCACGCGAAGAGCTCCTCGTGGGTGGCGATGTCGTCCAGGTGCAGCACGGGAGCGCCGCCCAGCGCCTCGGCCAGGCGGCCCGCGAACGTCGTCTTGCCCGATCCCGCGTGCCCGTCCACACCGACGAGCCGGACGGGGCCGCAGGAGGGCGGCAGCCGGAGCAGCCGGGGGGCGAGGGTGCGGAGGTCGATGAGGGGTCCCGGGGCGCGGAGGAGGGCATACGCAGTGCGGAGGAACATTCTACCGACGCCGGAACGCGGTGGACCGGACCTGCCGGACGCCCGGGATCCGCCAGTGGTCTCGACCAATATTGGTCGACGCCGCGACGCCCGAAGTGCTGGCAGAAGCCGTGATCGCGTTCCATAGTTGGCGCACACCCACCGCTTCCGGACACTGGGGGTCCCTCGTCCATGACCAGAGCTGAACAGCCGTCCCGCAGAACCGTCCTGGCCGCCGCGGTGGCCGCGGCCGCAGCCGGAGCGGCGGGCCCGGCGGCCGCCGCCGACACGGCGGGCCGCACCGCGAAGACCCCGGCCGCCGCCGGGTCGAAAGCGCCCGCCGGCCTCGTGGACAACCACGCCTGGACCTCGTACGCCGACTGGCGCGCCGGTACCGCGGAGGGGACCCGTGCCGTGCCGGGGGTGCGCCCCGGCCTGGAGATCAGGACTCCCCAGGGCCGCACCGACTACCCGGACCCGCACACCGGCACGACCGCCACCTGGGAGTACGCGCGCTGGACCTCGCCCGTCCACCGCCTCGCCGTCCCCGCCACCGAGGTCATCGCCTCCTGGAACGCGCGGACCCCGGCGGGCACCTGGCTGCAGGCCGAGCTGACGGGCACGTACTCCGACGGCACCGACACCCCCTGGTACGTGATGGGCCGCTGGGCCGCGGGCGACCAGGACATCCGGCGCACCTCGGTGGACGACCAGAGCGACGGGAGGAGCAGCGTCTGGACGGACACCTTCGCCATCGACGACGCCGCCTCCGGGCTGCGCCTGGTGTCGTACCGGCTGCGGCTGACCCTGTACCGCAAGCCCGGTACCAAGGTCACGCCGACCGTGTGGCGGCTCGGCGCGATGGGCTCCGACGTCCCGGACCGCTTCACCGTCCCGGCGTCGGCGCCCGGCCTCGCGCGGGAGCTGGCGGTGCCGCGCTACTCGCAGGAGATCCACGCGGGCCAGTACCCCGAGTACGACAACGGCGGCGAGGCCTGGTGCAGCCCCACCTCCTCCCAGATGATCATCGAGTACTGGGGGCGCAGGCCTTCCGCCGAGGCGCTGTCCTGGGTCGACCCGGCGTACGCGGACCCGCAGGTGTGCCACGCGGCACGGTTCACCTTCGACTACCAGTACGACGGCTGCGGCAACTGGCCCTTCAACGCCGCGTACGCGGCCACGTACAAGGACCTCCAGGGCGTGGTGACCCGGCTCGGCTCGCTCACCGACCTGGAGACGCTGATCGCCGCCGGTGTTCCGGTCATCACCTCCCAGTCGTTCCTCGCCTCCGAGCTGACGGGCGCGGGGTACGGCACGTCCGGGCACCTGATGACGGTCATCGGCTTCACCGCCGACGGCGACGTGATCGCCAACGACCCGGCCTCGCCCGACAACGACGCGGTACGGCGGATCTACAAGCGCCGTGAGTGGGAGAACATCTGGCTCCGCACGAAGAGGTACAACGCCGCCGGGAAGGTCGTCTCCGGCACCGGCGGGGTCTGCTACCTGTACTTCCCGGCGAAGCCCACGGCCCGCCAGCGCAAGGCCCTGGAAGCGGTGGGCGTCCGCTGAGACGCGCGCCCGGCCGGCGGCCGCCGGCCGGGCGC belongs to Streptomyces sp. V3I8 and includes:
- a CDS encoding peptidase C39 family protein, whose product is MTRAEQPSRRTVLAAAVAAAAAGAAGPAAAADTAGRTAKTPAAAGSKAPAGLVDNHAWTSYADWRAGTAEGTRAVPGVRPGLEIRTPQGRTDYPDPHTGTTATWEYARWTSPVHRLAVPATEVIASWNARTPAGTWLQAELTGTYSDGTDTPWYVMGRWAAGDQDIRRTSVDDQSDGRSSVWTDTFAIDDAASGLRLVSYRLRLTLYRKPGTKVTPTVWRLGAMGSDVPDRFTVPASAPGLARELAVPRYSQEIHAGQYPEYDNGGEAWCSPTSSQMIIEYWGRRPSAEALSWVDPAYADPQVCHAARFTFDYQYDGCGNWPFNAAYAATYKDLQGVVTRLGSLTDLETLIAAGVPVITSQSFLASELTGAGYGTSGHLMTVIGFTADGDVIANDPASPDNDAVRRIYKRREWENIWLRTKRYNAAGKVVSGTGGVCYLYFPAKPTARQRKALEAVGVR